One stretch of Pelmatolapia mariae isolate MD_Pm_ZW linkage group LG3_W, Pm_UMD_F_2, whole genome shotgun sequence DNA includes these proteins:
- the LOC134624510 gene encoding gastrula zinc finger protein XlCGF46.1-like translates to MEEQLSHCSEKHRFFIKGKKGESMVKPRHIDDLNKNHPTPANTDEPVVIPMEKTFTTLKQPRRRRRTDTGKRFTCDQCEKSFTQKNSLKKHQLIHTGVKAFSCDQCGKSFTYMKGLKRHLLIHTGIKQFVCDHCGKAFTYKSALIKHQRIHTGAKPFVCDQCGKTFAHMDSLKTHRLIHTGAKPFICDQCGNAFARKESLKSHRLIHAGIKSFVCDHCGMAFTLNSSLKQHQLTHTGIKPFSCDQCGKAFSHNGSLKRHQLIHTGFKPFSCDQCGMAFTLNGSLKKHQLTHTGFKAFSCDQCGKSFTQDGSLKKHQLIHTGFKAFSCDQCGKCFTQNGNLKKHQLIHTRFKAFSCDQCGKCFSQNGSLKRHQLTHSGVKPFNCDQCGNSFSHRSSLKEHQLVHNGTKLFVCGQCGKAFTYMRGLKTHQLVHTGVKPFVCDLCGKAFADIWVLKKHKLIHTGAKPFVCGQCGKAFGRIDTLKHHELIHTEVK, encoded by the exons ATGGAGGAGCAGCTCAGCCACTGCAGTGAGAAACATCGGTTCTTCATAAAag GCAAAAAGGGGGAAAGCATGGTGAAACCTCGGCACATTGATGACCTCAACAAAAACCACCCAACACCAGCTAATACAGATGAACCAGTTGTGATCCCGATGGAAAAGACTTTTACTACTTTGAAGCAACCCAGAAGACGCCGGCGCACTGACACTGGGAAAAGGTTTACCTGTGATCAATGTGAAAAGTCTTTTACTCAgaaaaacagcttaaaaaaacatcagctcatccacactggagttaAAGCATTCAGCTGCgatcagtgtggaaagtcttttacttaCATGAAGGGTTTAAAACGTCATCTGCTCATCCACACTGGCATTAAACAATTTGTCTGTGATCATTGTGGAAAGGCTTTTACTTACAAGTCTGCCTTAATAAAACATCAGCGCATTCACACTGGTGCTAAACCATTTGtgtgtgatcagtgtggaaagacTTTTGCTCACATGGATAGTTTAAAAACTCATCGACTCATCCACACTGGTGCTAAACCATTtatctgtgatcagtgtggaaacGCTTTTGCTCGCAAGGAGAGTTTAAAAAGTCATCGACTCATCCACGCTGGAATTAAATCATTTGTCTGTGATCATTGTGGAATGGCTTTTACTCTTAATAGCAGCTTAAAACAACATCAGCTCACCCACACTGGCAttaaaccattcagctgtgatcagtgtggaaaggcTTTTTCTCATAATGGCAGCTTGAAAAGacatcagctcatccacactggatttAAACCATTTAGTTGTGATCAATGTGGAATGGCTTTTACTCTTAATGgcagcttaaaaaaacatcagctcACCCACACTGGATTTAAAGCATttagctgtgatcagtgtggaaagtcttttactcaGGATGgcagcttaaaaaaacatcagctcatccacactggatttAAAGCATttagctgtgatcagtgtggaaagtgTTTTACTCAGAATggcaacttaaaaaaacatcagctcatccacacTAGATTCAAAGcattcagctgtgatcagtgtggaaagtgTTTTAGTCAGAATGGCAGCTTAAAAAGACATCAGCTCACCCACTCTGGAGTTAAACCGTTCaactgtgatcagtgtgggaatTCTTTTAGTCACAGGAGTTCCTTGAAAGAACATCAGCTCGTCCACAATGGCACTAAACTATTTGTCTGTGGTCAATGTGGAAAGGCTTTTACTTACATGAGgggtttaaaaacacatcagctcGTCCACACTGGTGTTAAACCATTTGTCTGTGATCTTTGTGGAAAGGCTTTTGCTGACATttgggttttaaaaaaacataaactaaTTCACACTGGTGCTAAACCATTTGTCTGTGGTCAGTGTGGAAAGGCTTTTGGTCGCATAGATACTTTAAAACATCATGAACTAATCCACACTGAAGTTAAATAG